One Gloeocapsa sp. PCC 73106 genomic window carries:
- a CDS encoding ATP-binding domain-containing protein gives MGLAWAISIHKSQGSEYPVVILPLYMQHYLMLSRNLLYTAITRARKLAIVIGSSKAIAIAVNQYNQKKRYTRLTSEIKLNG, from the coding sequence GTGGGATTAGCTTGGGCGATCTCCATACATAAATCCCAGGGTTCAGAGTATCCTGTAGTAATCTTACCCCTATACATGCAGCACTACCTAATGCTTTCTAGAAACCTACTCTACACAGCGATCACCCGTGCCCGGAAACTAGCGATCGTCATCGGTTCTAGTAAAGCGATCGCTATTGCTGTTAACCAATATAATCAGAAGAAGAGATATACTCGTTTGACGTCCGAGATTAAGCTCAATGGGTGA